The Humulus lupulus chromosome 7, drHumLupu1.1, whole genome shotgun sequence region ataaattaataatctaagctacataagaaaagcatgattgaacttatgtaaaagatgcgaaataattttagaaaagaaattagaagatgagaaacaaaataattaatgagatatggagatgaagcataagaaagaacaaatatcactattgagaatgAGAAGTACAGAAACtgcactctaacctcaccaatatttctaaaatagttcactcatttttgtcacctaaaataagaaaaactaagctagaaataagaaaagaaacaaaataacaaagtgtATTTTTCAACTCTAAAATCTGATGATTTTTTCCCTACATTTGGCTCTCTATTTTAGTGAAAATACTAGCCAAAATGTGTAAAATCATGTACAAACAGTGGGGAAATAGCTACAAAAACTGATGAAAGTGGGACAAGTGGTGTTGGGTCGTGGGGTACAGCTGGGCGACGTGGTAACCCTTGTTTGGCTCGGCTTCAGGCGTGGCAGGCGCGCGTCAAGTGCATGGAAATGGTGGCAGGGGCATGGGACCATGTCAGGCGAGTGGGGCCCGCTGTGTCAGGAGGTGGCAGCGCGTCAGGCATGTGGCTCGACTTGGGATACGTGTCACGCACTGGTGGCCTAGGCTGGGCTCGGCTCGATGTGACTCAGTGATCCAGAGGATGCCACATGTCCGTTTCTGGTGGCAGGTTTTGTTTGGGCTGGGCTAGGCTTGGATTTCGGCTTGATTTGTAttaaaaaatgccacttttttgtatgatttcttcaattataattctttctttcttctttctttttctttgtgtcacaATACATTTCATTTCATGAaaatcaaacaaaaattaaattaaaattaatattttcaaatataaaatatattaaaataaatccatgaaaatattaatgaaaacttaattaattttaaacattaaaactaataatttgaTATATTTTAGCACTAACCAttgatataccgaagacaactttcagaaccaggtacgggcattacgagtttctggtgatgtcgtttggactcacaaatgccccaacaacttttatggacctCATGAACAGGGCTTTCAATGAGtacttggatcagtttgtcattgtgttcatagatgatatattGGTCTACTCCAAGGCAGAAGAAGAACACGAGGAGCATTTACGTATAACCTTGcaacgattgagagagcatcaaCTGTATGCCAAATacaagaagtgtgagttatggTTATCCGAGGTTGgttttctgggtcatattgtcaccGATGGAGGAGTGAAAGTAGATCCTGCAAAGATTGCGGCAGTGAAAGCATGGCCAAGACCAACGAAT contains the following coding sequences:
- the LOC133792174 gene encoding uncharacterized mitochondrial protein AtMg00860-like, coding for MDLMNRAFNEYLDQFVIVFIDDILVYSKAEEEHEEHLRITLQRLREHQLYAKYKKCELWLSEVGFLGHIVTDGGVKVDPAKIAAVKAWPRPTNASKVRSFLGLASYYRRFVEGFSKIAAPMTKLTRKNMKFT